In one Nitrososphaera viennensis EN76 genomic region, the following are encoded:
- a CDS encoding SemiSWEET family sugar transporter — protein MAGFLTPGGQWAVVLLPLLPPQALLLQVISDGIFITLIGSAAACLTTSSFLPQIFKGYMTKKMQDVSPYLMALYASGTTLWLAYGIFKDDWVIIGANALGTAFNLLLLYMKRIYRRPSSSLAA, from the coding sequence ATGGCAGGCTTTTTAACGCCGGGCGGGCAATGGGCGGTTGTGCTGTTACCGCTGCTACCACCCCAAGCCCTGCTGCTGCAAGTCATATCAGACGGCATTTTCATTACGCTGATTGGGTCGGCTGCCGCCTGCCTCACTACCAGCAGTTTTCTACCGCAAATATTCAAGGGCTACATGACCAAAAAGATGCAGGACGTCTCGCCGTACCTGATGGCACTCTATGCGTCCGGCACCACGCTCTGGCTTGCGTACGGGATATTCAAGGATGACTGGGTGATAATAGGGGCAAACGCCCTTGGTACCGCGTTCAACCTGCTGCTTCTCTACATGAAGCGCATCTACAGGCGCCCATCATCGTCATTGGCCGCCTGA
- a CDS encoding dihydroorotate dehydrogenase: MSRTASISPISIYSGRQKNPRSLSAVLVDTFKASLDPSLFKLYRRYLYSRYKATDELAQGEVVHEIAKERLGKLAGKFEKNASYFDPGEQLALSVNGLALKSPVGVAAGFDKNCDMLLPMSYVFGYMNPGSILLKPRVGNPQKPRSEGTVRMAVDDERGAIINAQGYPHKGLEHTVRNLQKFSQGTHGRARILLNFSGITDLYTEDAVLDACREILVRTSPYVDLGFEENRTSPNTDFNRVLQSPDFTKKIIDLMNTHVPPGKIKASKIAPYSELPPKDDEKEARMKSIKVFYENGGQAVVIGNTRPVDTRASPLTAKFSRPVAGESGRPLFPYMLQMVEDVHKAFPDLTIMACGGIWNGEDAWQAYQKGATLVQLYTALTFQGFGIVREIHDTLKKKLAGETLQGFIEKRDSRL; this comes from the coding sequence TTGTCAAGGACAGCCAGCATTAGCCCTATATCCATATATTCAGGCAGGCAAAAGAACCCCCGGTCGCTATCAGCAGTGCTTGTGGACACCTTCAAGGCAAGCCTGGACCCGTCGCTCTTCAAGCTGTACCGCAGGTACCTCTACTCGCGCTACAAGGCCACGGACGAGCTGGCGCAGGGTGAAGTCGTCCACGAGATTGCAAAAGAGCGGCTGGGCAAGCTCGCAGGCAAGTTTGAGAAAAACGCGTCGTATTTTGACCCTGGCGAGCAGCTTGCGCTTTCTGTCAACGGGCTTGCACTCAAGAGCCCTGTCGGGGTTGCCGCCGGCTTTGACAAGAACTGCGACATGCTGCTCCCCATGTCGTACGTCTTTGGCTACATGAACCCTGGAAGCATATTGCTAAAGCCGAGGGTCGGAAATCCGCAAAAGCCAAGGTCGGAAGGGACCGTGCGCATGGCAGTAGACGACGAGCGGGGCGCGATAATAAACGCCCAGGGGTACCCGCACAAGGGTCTGGAGCATACCGTCAGGAACCTGCAAAAATTCTCGCAGGGAACGCATGGCAGGGCGCGAATCCTGCTGAACTTTTCCGGCATCACCGACTTGTACACGGAAGACGCCGTGCTTGATGCGTGCAGGGAGATATTGGTGCGCACGTCGCCCTACGTTGACCTTGGCTTTGAGGAAAACAGGACGTCGCCAAACACCGACTTTAACAGGGTGCTGCAGAGCCCGGATTTCACGAAAAAGATTATTGACCTGATGAACACGCACGTGCCACCCGGCAAGATAAAGGCGTCCAAGATCGCCCCTTACAGCGAACTGCCTCCAAAGGATGACGAAAAGGAGGCGCGCATGAAGTCAATAAAGGTGTTTTACGAAAACGGCGGGCAGGCCGTTGTGATAGGAAACACGAGGCCGGTGGACACAAGGGCAAGCCCGCTTACGGCCAAGTTTTCCCGGCCCGTTGCCGGGGAAAGCGGCCGGCCGCTGTTTCCCTATATGCTCCAGATGGTGGAGGACGTGCACAAGGCGTTCCCTGACTTGACGATAATGGCGTGCGGCGGCATCTGGAACGGCGAGGACGCTTGGCAGGCGTACCAAAAAGGCGCTACGCTTGTCCAGCTGTACACGGCATTGACGTTCCAGGGCTTTGGCATCGTCCGGGAAATCCACGACACGCTAAAGAAAAAGCTCGCAGGCGAGACCCTGCAGGGCTTTATCGAGAAGCGGGACAGCAGACTGTAG
- a CDS encoding B12-binding domain-containing radical SAM protein, whose amino-acid sequence MSPYRGISLASFFGCAPALDMNRSHDSLWYHILGNQVTPRILFDFICNPIEHTDGYANYAPYGLRKVEAALLRDGYAREDVVVAHPDHVEQFIGPETQVVGTYEMDPLGMGPVTMTFTYGRKQQSYDEFYNADLHHRISAAKKRTGSKAKVIAGASGTWQYNYDPAKIEEYDLYGIVEGELGGIGPEIDGAAGPFFDALIGGEFDMANPFKKSQFKVEIKEFVRSDRTYHGRFIHYWNEPSIEEIPNIVNPSMHGMIEVMRGCGRGCKFCDVTLRPLRYYPVEKVQKEIEINMKYGGLKNAWIHSDDIFVYGLNPRTTKNMQPNREAIEELFKGIMATGVEHTNPTHGTLAGAIADERLLPNVSKIIRSGPDNHIGIQCGFETGSIRLIGKYADRKLAPYKPEEWHWVVKTGVKALNENYWVPAFTLIMGLDNDETPDDSWETIRLIHELETEQPDSKFTVTPLTFVPIGLLEKSDFYDIGNTMDPAKLGVMYKTWQHNFKHGIQKFMGKVGRDNPIKNMFFTALASSLGGVPLTAMEKYARRKGPEHERVIEKIKASYW is encoded by the coding sequence ATGTCGCCTTATAGAGGCATCTCGCTTGCATCGTTTTTCGGCTGCGCTCCTGCACTTGACATGAACAGGAGCCATGACTCGTTATGGTATCACATACTTGGCAACCAGGTCACGCCAAGGATATTGTTTGACTTTATCTGCAACCCGATAGAGCACACCGACGGTTATGCCAACTACGCGCCGTACGGTCTGAGAAAGGTCGAGGCTGCCCTTTTGAGGGACGGCTATGCCCGCGAGGACGTCGTGGTGGCACACCCGGACCATGTGGAGCAGTTTATCGGCCCTGAGACGCAGGTCGTCGGCACCTACGAGATGGACCCTCTCGGCATGGGCCCCGTGACCATGACATTCACTTATGGCCGCAAGCAGCAGTCATACGACGAATTCTACAACGCAGACCTGCACCACCGCATCAGCGCTGCCAAAAAGAGGACGGGGAGCAAGGCCAAGGTCATCGCAGGCGCTTCGGGCACTTGGCAGTACAACTACGACCCTGCCAAGATAGAGGAGTACGACCTCTATGGCATCGTCGAGGGCGAGCTTGGAGGCATCGGTCCGGAGATAGACGGCGCAGCCGGCCCGTTCTTTGACGCCCTCATCGGAGGCGAGTTTGACATGGCAAACCCCTTCAAGAAGAGCCAGTTCAAGGTGGAGATTAAAGAGTTCGTGAGGAGCGACAGGACGTACCACGGCAGGTTCATCCACTACTGGAACGAGCCCTCCATCGAGGAAATCCCAAACATAGTCAACCCGAGCATGCACGGCATGATAGAGGTGATGCGCGGCTGCGGGCGCGGATGCAAGTTCTGCGACGTGACCCTTAGGCCGCTGAGATACTACCCTGTCGAGAAGGTGCAGAAGGAGATAGAGATAAACATGAAGTACGGAGGGCTGAAAAACGCCTGGATACACAGCGACGACATTTTCGTCTACGGCCTCAACCCGAGGACGACAAAGAACATGCAGCCAAACAGGGAGGCGATCGAGGAGCTGTTCAAGGGCATAATGGCCACCGGCGTCGAGCACACCAACCCGACGCACGGGACGCTTGCCGGCGCAATAGCCGACGAGCGCCTCCTCCCCAACGTGTCAAAGATAATCAGGTCGGGCCCGGACAACCACATAGGCATCCAGTGCGGCTTTGAGACCGGGAGCATCAGGCTCATCGGCAAGTACGCCGACCGCAAGCTTGCCCCGTACAAGCCGGAGGAATGGCACTGGGTGGTCAAGACCGGCGTCAAGGCGCTGAACGAGAATTACTGGGTCCCTGCGTTCACGCTCATCATGGGCCTTGACAACGACGAGACGCCTGACGACAGCTGGGAGACGATCAGGCTCATCCACGAGCTGGAAACCGAGCAGCCGGACTCCAAGTTCACGGTAACTCCGCTCACCTTCGTGCCAATCGGCCTTTTGGAAAAGTCGGACTTTTACGACATTGGCAACACGATGGACCCTGCGAAACTGGGCGTCATGTACAAGACCTGGCAGCACAACTTCAAGCATGGCATACAGAAATTCATGGGCAAGGTGGGCCGCGACAACCCGATAAAGAACATGTTCTTTACCGCCCTTGCGTCAAGCCTCGGCGGCGTGCCGCTCACCGCGATGGAAAAGTACGCGCGCAGAAAGGGCCCGGAGCACGAGCGCGTGATAGAAAAGATCAAGGCCAGCTACTGGTAA
- a CDS encoding HD domain-containing protein: MLDDLRLEAEKMLAGRDPGHDYSHVIRVFKTAEQIGREEGADMEVLLAAALLHDIIVYPKGSEKRSKSADESAELAQRMLAARGWSRDRIEKVSYCIRTHSYSKNVNPETLEAKILQDADRLDALGAIGIARTFSVGGSEMRRFYNPEDPFCKTDRKPEDTRWTIDHFKAKLLKLEETMHTATAKRVAHERTRFMEAFLSQLEKEIYS, encoded by the coding sequence GTGCTTGACGACTTAAGGCTCGAAGCGGAAAAGATGCTTGCCGGCCGCGACCCCGGCCACGATTATTCCCACGTGATTCGCGTCTTCAAGACTGCAGAGCAGATTGGAAGAGAAGAGGGCGCTGACATGGAGGTCCTTCTTGCCGCAGCGCTCTTGCACGACATCATAGTCTACCCGAAAGGCAGCGAGAAAAGGAGCAAGTCGGCAGACGAAAGCGCCGAGCTTGCGCAGAGGATGCTTGCCGCACGCGGCTGGTCCAGAGACAGGATAGAAAAAGTGTCGTACTGCATAAGGACGCACAGCTACTCCAAGAACGTCAACCCGGAGACCCTTGAGGCCAAGATCCTGCAGGACGCAGACAGGCTGGATGCGCTTGGCGCAATAGGCATCGCCCGCACGTTTTCAGTCGGAGGGTCAGAGATGCGCAGGTTCTACAACCCGGAAGACCCGTTCTGCAAAACGGACAGAAAGCCTGAGGACACGCGGTGGACGATTGACCATTTCAAGGCAAAGCTGCTAAAGCTTGAAGAGACCATGCACACCGCCACTGCAAAAAGGGTGGCGCACGAGCGCACGCGCTTTATGGAGGCGTTCCTTTCGCAGCTGGAAAAAGAGATCTATAGCTAG
- a CDS encoding methane monooxygenase/ammonia monooxygenase subunit B, whose protein sequence is MMESKTLVVTALATVMVLSAVIAYMPSADAHGVQAQLQSRFVRIDNEQFSDNTLQTGEELTVSGQLKSLVNRDLRGWLSLFSESENAGNRWEFLARDPPGNIFDIRAGQTVDYSITVKALEPGTYHVHTQLNIEHIGPGLGRGQTVNVTGDPILKPIPYNNIVYQCIIIGAGLGITFATRPWQVI, encoded by the coding sequence ATGATGGAAAGCAAGACGTTGGTCGTGACGGCTCTTGCGACAGTCATGGTACTGTCTGCCGTAATTGCATACATGCCAAGCGCTGACGCGCACGGTGTGCAGGCACAGCTGCAGAGCAGGTTCGTGAGGATTGATAACGAGCAGTTCTCCGACAATACCCTCCAGACAGGCGAAGAGCTAACCGTAAGTGGCCAGTTGAAGAGTTTGGTCAACAGAGACCTCAGAGGATGGCTCTCTCTGTTCAGCGAATCTGAAAACGCTGGCAACAGATGGGAGTTCCTTGCGAGAGACCCACCAGGCAACATATTCGACATCAGAGCAGGTCAAACAGTGGACTACTCAATCACTGTAAAGGCGCTTGAACCAGGCACATATCACGTGCACACACAGCTCAACATTGAGCACATCGGTCCGGGTCTAGGCAGGGGTCAGACTGTGAACGTCACTGGTGACCCAATACTGAAGCCAATTCCGTACAACAACATTGTATACCAATGTATAATCATCGGAGCTGGCCTCGGCATAACCTTCGCTACCAGACCGTGGCAAGTCATCTAA
- the radA gene encoding DNA repair and recombination protein RadA yields MEGEESSKLALGSIEDIGPATEKRLKEAGFRSIKDLLVRGPVDVAEATGMEMDEAVEMCNKARIALEELGIIDRSFVTATSLYEKRMSGGQRISTGAKNFDDLLGGGVETKAVTEVYGEFGTGKTQLCHTLCVMVQQPKTAGGLSGKAIYIDTENTFRPERIVSIARARGVNPDRALEGIVVAKAYNSAHQELIIEETGPVIEEQGIKLVIVDSAVAHYRAEFLGRATLSERQQRLNKFMHILVRMAETYEVAVVVTNQIQSSPDAYFGDAARPTGGNVVAHTSTYRIYLKRSSGKNRIARMVDSPYHAEREVLFTLADKGISDVEN; encoded by the coding sequence TTGGAAGGCGAAGAGAGCTCCAAGCTTGCGCTTGGCTCCATAGAGGACATCGGGCCCGCGACCGAAAAGCGGCTAAAGGAGGCCGGCTTTCGCTCGATAAAGGATCTTCTGGTCAGGGGGCCGGTGGACGTTGCAGAGGCGACAGGCATGGAGATGGATGAGGCCGTGGAGATGTGCAACAAGGCCCGCATCGCACTTGAAGAGCTTGGAATCATCGACAGGAGCTTTGTGACGGCAACGAGCCTCTATGAAAAGAGGATGTCCGGCGGCCAGCGCATATCCACCGGGGCCAAGAACTTTGACGACCTGCTTGGAGGCGGCGTGGAGACAAAGGCTGTCACGGAGGTGTACGGCGAGTTTGGCACTGGAAAAACTCAGCTTTGTCATACTTTGTGTGTGATGGTGCAGCAGCCAAAGACCGCAGGAGGCCTTTCCGGCAAGGCCATCTATATTGACACCGAAAACACGTTCCGGCCGGAGCGCATTGTCTCGATAGCAAGGGCGCGGGGCGTAAACCCTGACAGGGCGCTTGAGGGCATTGTCGTTGCCAAGGCGTACAACAGCGCCCATCAGGAGCTGATAATAGAGGAGACGGGGCCTGTGATAGAGGAGCAGGGAATAAAGCTTGTAATCGTTGATTCTGCGGTGGCGCACTATCGCGCCGAGTTCCTTGGAAGAGCGACGCTTTCAGAGCGCCAGCAGCGCCTCAACAAGTTCATGCACATCCTGGTACGCATGGCAGAGACATACGAGGTGGCAGTCGTCGTCACGAACCAGATCCAGTCCTCGCCGGATGCGTATTTTGGCGATGCGGCAAGGCCTACTGGCGGCAACGTTGTCGCCCACACGAGCACCTACAGGATATACCTGAAACGCTCGTCAGGCAAAAACAGGATAGCAAGGATGGTCGACAGCCCCTACCACGCGGAGAGGGAAGTGCTCTTCACGCTTGCCGACAAGGGTATATCCGACGTTGAGAATTGA
- a CDS encoding RNA polymerase Rpb4, protein MTETLKKEIITTAQVKEILDSVKADDMDQIQRWTSDYVGKFAKTDAKTAAKMVKQLVEQCDLTQEEAVEVVNVMPTTLEELRAFTFGWKKLILTETLEKMLSILKPESQG, encoded by the coding sequence ATGACCGAGACGCTGAAAAAAGAGATAATCACGACCGCGCAGGTAAAGGAGATACTGGACTCTGTCAAGGCCGACGACATGGACCAGATCCAGCGCTGGACCTCCGACTATGTCGGCAAGTTTGCCAAGACCGACGCCAAGACTGCGGCAAAGATGGTAAAGCAGCTTGTCGAGCAGTGCGACCTTACTCAGGAAGAGGCAGTCGAGGTCGTAAACGTCATGCCGACCACCCTTGAGGAGCTGAGGGCTTTTACGTTTGGGTGGAAGAAACTAATACTCACAGAGACGCTTGAAAAGATGCTCTCCATACTCAAGCCCGAGAGCCAAGGCTAA
- a CDS encoding DUF655 domain-containing protein — MSAAQDPAAGAAGQQPPARAEAGHDHGQRKYEEYAYVLDYTPRGKSATVRGREGVIVQAIGEERLTLLELLGVQNSTFEVGERLYIGREGRNKIMSVLGRLDYNDVSQSAKNELPAIVEKVVVANEKRFVDYINMSQPITPRIHALELIPGIGKTYMMTIIKEREKKKFESFADLQTRVGLREPAKLVAKRIIEEIMGQARMNLFVRK; from the coding sequence TTGTCAGCAGCACAAGATCCAGCCGCCGGAGCCGCAGGCCAGCAGCCGCCGGCAAGAGCCGAAGCGGGCCACGACCACGGCCAGAGGAAATACGAGGAGTACGCCTACGTTCTGGACTACACTCCCCGGGGCAAGTCTGCCACCGTGAGGGGAAGGGAGGGCGTCATAGTGCAGGCCATAGGCGAGGAGCGCCTGACACTTTTAGAGCTGCTGGGCGTGCAGAACTCGACCTTTGAGGTCGGCGAGCGCCTCTATATTGGCCGGGAAGGGCGCAACAAGATAATGAGCGTGCTTGGGAGGCTGGACTACAATGACGTCTCGCAGTCTGCCAAGAACGAGCTTCCTGCGATAGTGGAAAAAGTGGTAGTGGCAAACGAAAAGAGGTTCGTCGACTACATCAACATGTCGCAGCCGATAACTCCGAGGATTCATGCGCTGGAGCTCATACCGGGCATAGGCAAGACCTACATGATGACGATAATCAAGGAACGGGAAAAGAAAAAGTTTGAGAGCTTTGCAGACCTGCAGACCCGCGTGGGGCTGAGGGAGCCGGCAAAGCTCGTGGCCAAGAGGATAATCGAAGAGATAATGGGCCAAGCCCGGATGAACCTTTTCGTCAGAAAGTAA
- a CDS encoding ribosomal RNA small subunit methyltransferase A: MPRRTKTQALGQHFLADRRVLARIVDASAIGKGETVCEAGTGSGILTEELCRHAKKVVSYEVDRELYIHAKAKLASSNLEFVNADLFKRDEQLFDVFVSNLPYSKSRDAFEWLAARKFDRAIVMVQKEFAEKLLAKPGDSNYRAISAIASYCFHLEKLFDVGKECFNPPPLVESTVIRATLKHSITRETVKNINRLFSQRNKRASTVAAKLGIQMDFGDRRVDQLVPAQIIALASGMIA, from the coding sequence TTGCCAAGGCGCACCAAGACGCAGGCACTGGGACAGCATTTCCTTGCCGACCGCAGGGTGCTTGCCAGGATAGTAGATGCGTCTGCCATAGGCAAGGGCGAGACGGTGTGCGAGGCAGGAACGGGCAGCGGCATCCTGACTGAAGAGCTGTGCAGGCACGCCAAGAAGGTCGTGTCGTACGAGGTCGACAGGGAGCTTTACATTCATGCCAAGGCAAAGCTTGCCTCTTCTAATCTGGAATTCGTAAACGCGGACCTGTTCAAGCGCGACGAGCAGCTTTTTGACGTGTTTGTCTCAAACCTGCCGTATTCCAAAAGCCGTGACGCGTTTGAATGGCTTGCCGCAAGGAAATTTGACCGCGCAATAGTGATGGTGCAAAAAGAGTTTGCAGAGAAGCTGCTGGCAAAACCCGGCGACTCGAATTACAGGGCAATATCTGCAATTGCCTCCTATTGCTTTCATTTGGAGAAGCTGTTCGATGTCGGAAAAGAGTGCTTCAATCCTCCGCCGCTGGTCGAGTCTACGGTCATCCGGGCAACCCTGAAACACTCGATAACCCGGGAGACTGTAAAGAACATCAACAGGCTGTTTTCGCAGCGCAACAAGCGCGCGTCGACCGTTGCTGCAAAACTTGGTATCCAAATGGACTTTGGCGACAGGCGCGTGGACCAGCTGGTACCGGCGCAGATAATCGCGCTTGCATCAGGGATGATCGCATGA
- a CDS encoding methyltransferase, whose product MYVPAEDTLFLMECTKQYRGTWALEMGVGSGAVAQSLLSNFKNVVGTDIDLASLAYCRGKEEGVMLVCCDAASALRGKFDLVVANPPYLPGDPQADATVHGGLAGIETTIHFIESALPLLSEKEGKMLVIVSSLANSTALDKFVQEKKLKKRVVGEKALFYERLYAVELTF is encoded by the coding sequence ATGTACGTGCCTGCAGAAGACACGCTCTTTTTGATGGAATGCACAAAGCAGTACCGCGGCACGTGGGCCCTCGAGATGGGCGTCGGCTCGGGCGCGGTCGCGCAGTCGCTCCTTTCAAATTTCAAGAACGTGGTGGGAACAGACATCGACCTTGCATCGCTTGCGTATTGCAGGGGAAAAGAAGAAGGCGTGATGCTCGTATGCTGCGACGCGGCGTCCGCACTCCGTGGCAAGTTCGACCTCGTGGTTGCAAACCCGCCGTACCTGCCCGGCGACCCGCAGGCAGACGCAACGGTGCACGGCGGTCTCGCTGGCATAGAAACAACTATTCACTTTATCGAGTCGGCGCTCCCGCTCCTGTCAGAAAAAGAAGGCAAGATGCTTGTAATAGTGTCGTCGCTTGCAAACTCGACCGCGCTGGACAAATTCGTGCAGGAGAAAAAGCTAAAGAAAAGGGTGGTCGGGGAAAAGGCGCTTTTTTACGAGCGCCTTTATGCAGTAGAGCTTACTTTTTGA
- a CDS encoding isocitrate/isopropylmalate dehydrogenase family protein — MAKKTTAAIIRGDGTGPELVNAMVKVLKACNTKIELVQCDAGSEWWEKNGGNSYISPEVWKLLEDSDACFKGPTTTVPVPNAPRSVAVSIRQKFQLYGNLRPIKTYANAEKQLDFICVREATEGLYAGIEFKTSDDSAIAIRKTTRKGCDRIARKAFEVAKDYGWKKVVAITKRNILKETDGIFWSSIENAGKGFKGIEYEEYYIDNMTQQLVKNPERFNKNVLVSTNLFMDVISECASGNVGSIGNVYSGNYGDDYAMFEPAHGSAPKYAGKDKVNPVATILSGAWMADYLGEREICKAIFKATEDVINENKYVTYDLGGTASLSKMADQIATRAAKLLKK, encoded by the coding sequence TTGGCTAAAAAGACTACCGCTGCTATAATCAGAGGCGACGGGACCGGCCCGGAGCTCGTAAACGCGATGGTCAAGGTCCTGAAGGCGTGCAACACAAAGATAGAGCTCGTCCAGTGCGACGCCGGCTCTGAATGGTGGGAGAAAAACGGCGGCAATTCGTATATTTCGCCTGAGGTGTGGAAGCTCCTTGAAGACTCGGACGCCTGCTTCAAGGGCCCGACCACCACGGTCCCCGTGCCAAACGCGCCAAGGAGCGTGGCAGTCAGCATCAGGCAAAAGTTCCAGCTTTACGGCAACCTGCGCCCGATAAAGACGTACGCCAACGCCGAAAAGCAGCTTGACTTTATCTGCGTCCGCGAAGCGACGGAGGGCCTGTACGCGGGGATCGAGTTCAAGACAAGCGACGATTCTGCGATCGCGATCCGCAAGACGACAAGGAAGGGATGCGACCGCATTGCAAGAAAGGCTTTTGAGGTCGCCAAGGACTATGGCTGGAAAAAAGTCGTCGCAATCACAAAGCGCAACATCCTGAAGGAGACTGACGGCATATTCTGGTCGTCGATTGAAAACGCGGGCAAGGGCTTTAAGGGAATAGAGTACGAGGAATACTATATCGACAACATGACGCAGCAGCTGGTCAAGAACCCGGAGCGCTTTAACAAGAACGTGCTTGTCAGCACCAACCTGTTCATGGACGTAATATCCGAATGCGCGTCCGGAAACGTCGGCTCCATCGGCAACGTCTACTCTGGCAACTACGGCGACGACTATGCGATGTTCGAGCCGGCGCACGGCTCCGCCCCGAAATACGCGGGCAAGGACAAGGTCAATCCTGTAGCAACAATATTGTCGGGCGCGTGGATGGCAGACTACCTTGGCGAGCGCGAAATCTGCAAGGCGATATTCAAGGCCACGGAGGACGTCATCAACGAGAACAAGTACGTGACCTACGACCTTGGAGGCACGGCGTCGCTGTCCAAGATGGCAGACCAGATAGCCACAAGGGCGGCAAAACTGCTCAAAAAGTAA
- a CDS encoding metallophosphoesterase family protein, giving the protein MRLVQLSDIHVGSLFVQQAFDTVVDEVNKLKPDAIIITGDLTDEGILPQFEKARSEIKRFECPNIIVIAGNHDYRHTGYLLFKKFFPTKHVYEFGDAVILTLGTARPDRDEGEVGYRQNLWMEKTLAKYADKVKIVAMHHHLVGIPDTGTDKILILDAGDTLRTCLQSKVNLVLCGHKHRPWVWKLGSLEIGYAGTASSSRFRGFFENSYNIIEIENHKVSVDIKIVGKKRFPLSDLVEMYKPFLEEKHDY; this is encoded by the coding sequence ATGCGCCTTGTCCAGCTATCTGACATCCACGTCGGCAGCCTCTTTGTGCAGCAGGCATTTGACACCGTAGTCGATGAAGTGAACAAGCTCAAGCCGGATGCAATCATAATCACCGGCGACCTCACCGACGAGGGCATACTGCCGCAGTTTGAAAAGGCGCGCAGTGAAATAAAGCGGTTCGAGTGCCCAAACATCATCGTCATCGCAGGCAACCACGACTACAGGCACACGGGCTACTTGCTGTTCAAGAAATTCTTTCCAACCAAGCACGTCTACGAGTTTGGCGACGCAGTCATACTGACGCTTGGCACCGCAAGGCCCGACAGGGACGAGGGAGAAGTGGGCTACCGGCAGAACCTGTGGATGGAAAAGACTCTTGCAAAATACGCAGACAAGGTCAAGATAGTCGCAATGCACCACCACCTCGTGGGGATACCAGACACAGGCACCGACAAGATCCTCATCCTTGACGCCGGCGACACGCTCAGGACGTGCCTCCAGTCAAAGGTGAACCTCGTCCTGTGCGGGCACAAGCACCGGCCGTGGGTGTGGAAGCTCGGATCCCTTGAGATCGGCTATGCCGGAACTGCCTCCTCAAGCAGGTTCCGCGGATTCTTTGAAAACTCGTACAACATCATCGAAATAGAGAATCACAAGGTGAGTGTCGACATCAAAATAGTGGGCAAAAAGCGCTTTCCGCTTTCAGACTTGGTAGAGATGTACAAGCCGTTCCTTGAAGAAAAACACGATTATTAA
- a CDS encoding methane monooxygenase/ammonia monooxygenase subunit C, whose protein sequence is MAQMPALIPKEVEIQRLKKIYIMVIMLGSIAASVEVDNFVDGSLHQTAIRDSAFTPAHWWLYSHFVALPVGWGMVAIYDRRVPILRGPGNSMNTGLKLTIIGYLATMFTIGVNEMWHFWFVEEIFSVPNHWMFNMGVVVAFMGALAYVVRVYARLVELGAETPAKNPYVAELYKLALEGKLYSRSIP, encoded by the coding sequence ATGGCGCAGATGCCAGCACTGATCCCGAAGGAAGTCGAGATCCAAAGACTGAAAAAGATCTACATCATGGTGATCATGCTCGGTTCTATCGCAGCCTCCGTCGAAGTCGACAACTTCGTCGATGGCTCGCTGCACCAGACTGCAATCAGAGACTCGGCCTTCACGCCGGCCCACTGGTGGCTGTACAGCCACTTCGTGGCTCTCCCTGTCGGCTGGGGTATGGTGGCAATCTATGACAGAAGAGTCCCGATACTCAGAGGTCCAGGCAACTCGATGAACACCGGTCTGAAACTGACCATCATTGGCTACCTTGCCACGATGTTCACAATCGGTGTCAACGAGATGTGGCACTTCTGGTTCGTGGAAGAAATCTTCTCCGTTCCGAACCACTGGATGTTCAACATGGGTGTCGTAGTGGCATTCATGGGCGCTCTGGCCTATGTCGTCAGAGTGTACGCCAGACTGGTGGAACTGGGTGCAGAAACACCAGCAAAGAACCCGTATGTAGCAGAGTTGTACAAGCTAGCGCTGGAAGGCAAGCTGTACAGCAGGTCAATCCCATAA